In Candidatus Tectomicrobia bacterium, the genomic stretch GGATAGCACGAGCAAAGGGTGCATACCACCATGTTGTGAATCTTGGGCGTGTTCTCCAGCACCACCATGGTTTCGCCTTGCCGCCCTTCGTAGCCCATCTCGGCGAGGGCCGCATTTGCATCCTCGAGCAGCCGTTTCTTGAAGCCGGGGTCCGTCCATGCGCGGGCGACCACTTTCGACCCGTTGCGGGGGCCGATCTTTTTTTCGTAAGTGTCGATGAGTTCATTGAGGGCGTCCGGCTCCACCAGACCTTTCTCAGTGAGTAAGGACTCGAGTGCCCGCACCCGAAGTTCGATATCCGAAAGCTCGGTGCCCCCATCATGGGTGTGCCCGCTCATAAGGGCCTCCTTATTGATTATTCGGGGTGCATTTCACCGACATTTCCCATATCCCCCTTGGATGGCGGCAGTATAGCAATAAAGCTCAGAATCCGGGTTTGGGATGGTGCCTCGACCACCGGAACCGCTCCCGCTGTGCTGGTCCACTGATTTTCGCGGTCTGGCTCGTCTGAGTGAAAAACCCTTGAAAGATTAAATATGTGGTTATCTCCAGGGTCCGGCAATCAGGATTCTCCCAGGGGCCATCATGCGGGCAAGAGGTCCGACCCTGCATAGATATGTCGCCAAGGTGCCATCTCTGGCTCAAGGCCCCCCTCTCCAAATCCCGCTGGGTGTGGGGGCTGAGCAAGAGGAGAGAGCCCGGAAGCTCGGGGTGGACCCGAACTTCCGGACGAGGCGAGAGGGAAGGGGCGTAACCAAGGAACGAAGGCTGGCGGCGGGCGCAGTCCGCCGCGAACCCTTCTCCGCCCAAATTCCCGTTAAACGGAAAATACAGGGAATTTCCGGAAGTTGAAACGCCCCTTGGGAAGAGAATCCCCAGCCGCCCGGAAACCGAACGGAGAATTTAACCGACTTATCGGATTATTTCAAAA encodes the following:
- the nthA gene encoding nitrile hydratase subunit alpha, which encodes MSGHTHDGGTELSDIELRVRALESLLTEKGLVEPDALNELIDTYEKKIGPRNGSKVVARAWTDPGFKKRLLEDANAALAEMGYEGRQGETMVVLENTPKIHNMVVCTLCSCYPWPVLGLPPVWYKSFPYRSRAVIDPRGVLKEFGLELDEDVEVRVWDSTSEVRFIVLPERPAGTEGMSEDELAEIVNRNSLIGTAKVQAPSAKGESA